In Silene latifolia isolate original U9 population unplaced genomic scaffold, ASM4854445v1 scaffold_224, whole genome shotgun sequence, one DNA window encodes the following:
- the LOC141638900 gene encoding uncharacterized protein LOC141638900 — protein sequence MFQVRFNFGRLQFCYVLGANPPSSVLAGFVKRVWQAHGFDKISFMPNGIFLIRFKTKEKQQAVLNTGHLLFDNKPVIVNEWKPETVLVKHDVKRVPIWMKFYGLDIKFWGLESLKKLSGVVGTYVKCDEATTHRNFLGYARVLIEVDVDQYFPNEIYFLDENGLTQTLRVVYDWLPLTCTICKGMGHTATACRKGDTQITVKKKKVHQVPKDPVQRQSVRAVASFAVPMELVTPRVASRPVVESSLP from the exons ATGTTTCAGGTGAGATTCAATTTTGGTCGACTTCAGTTTTGCTATGTCCTTGGGGCTAACCCTCCGAGTAGTGTTCTCGCTGGGTTCGTCAAACGGGTATGGCAAGCACATGGGTTTGATAAGATATCCTTCATGCCCAATGGGATATTCCTCATTAGATTTAAAACCAAGGAGAAACAACAGGCTGTATTGAACACGGGACATCTATtgtttgataataaacctgtTATAGTGAATGAATGGAAACCTGAAACTGTTCTGGTTAAGCATGATGTTAAAAGAGTCCCCATATGGATGAAGTTCTATGGGTTGGATATCAAATTTTGGGGTTTGGAAAGCTTGAAGAAGTTAAGTGGTGTGGTGGGTACCTACGTGAAATGTGATGAGGCCACTACACACAGGAATTTCCTAGGCTATGCCAGAGTATTGATTGAAGTTGATGTAGATCAGTACTTTCCGAATGAGATATATTTCCTTGATGAGAACGGTCTGACCCAAACCCTAAGAGTGGTATATGATTGGCTGCCACTGACATGTACTATTTGTAAAGGAATGGGGCATACTGCTACAGCATGTAGGAAGGGAGATACTCAGATAACTGTCAAGAAA AAAAAGGTGCATCAGGTTCCTAAGGACCCTGTCCAACGACAATCTGTTAGGGCAGTGGCCTCTTTTGCTGTTCCTATGGAATTGGTTACTCCAAGGGTGGCTTCTAGACCTGTAGTGGAGAGTTCTTTGCCCTGA
- the LOC141638902 gene encoding uncharacterized protein LOC141638902 — protein MWDPHAVEVDVCDVTSQSIHAKIYDKARQKRFWYTVVYGMNRNIEREQLWSSIRHYHQGIRGPWIICGDFNAILSRGERIGGAEVTNAEIQPLLQMVQDCNLDDLKAKGSYYTWNNKHEAGSRVYSRIDRALCNADWIDSFPGSFVHFLREGLFDHCPCLVRITLKLKKLKGSFKQLNRDQFGDIENLTHVTELALFHFQELLVYHPLNEELCAAEKACVEELGVLTKARDLFLRQKAKYQSSIFFNGIDEHLISEVELATGMKRGKVPFKYLGVNVSPKRLSVMECTCLVEIIVDRIRSLGARKLSYAGRLVLIKSVLSSLHSYWARIFILPKTIIARIEVCYRSFLWHGNEQKENPPLVAWDTICQPKRQGGLGIKRFHEWNVAAIGKYAWWVQVKADHLRNGTWKDYNPTASTSWAWRKICQVKNTFKQHMFESAWILTNTPYTVGLGYKWLVPVADQEETHEHLLFMCEYSSRCLHLVRNWCKLPLPDRDCID, from the exons ATGTGGGATCCTCATGCAGTTGAGGTAGATGTTTGTGATGTCACCAGTCAAAGCATTCATGCCAAAATATATGATAAGGCACGACAAAAGAGATTTTGGTATACTGTGGTATATGGTATGAACAGAAATATAGAAAGGGAGCAGCTTTGGAGTAGCATTAGGCATTATCATCAAGGGATCAGAGGACCTTGGATCATCTGTGGTGACTTTAATGCTATTCTGAGCAGAGGAGAAAGAATAGGAGGAGCTGAGGTAACTAATGCTGAAATTCAGCCTCTCTTACAGATGGTGCAGGATTGTAATTTGGATGATCTAAAGGCTAAAGGATCCTACTATACATGGAACAACAAACATGAAGCAGGATCAAGAGTCTATAGTAGAATTGATAGAGCACTTTGTAATGCTGACTGGATTGATAGCTTCCCTGGTAGCTTTGTTCACTTCCTCCGTGAGGGGTTGTTTGACCATTGCCCTTGCCTAGTCAG AATAACACTGaagttaaaaaaattaaaagggaGTTTTAAGCAATTAAACAGGGACCAGTTTGGGGACATTGAGAACCTGACTCATGTCACTGAGCTTGCACTGTTTCATTTCCAGGAACTCCTTGTTTATCATCCTTTAAATGAGGAATTATGTGCAGCTGAGAAAGCATGTGTTGAGGAATTAGGAGTTTTGACTAAGGCCAGGGATCTGTTCTTAAGGCAAAAGGCAAAAT ATCAAAGCAGCATTTTTTTCAATGGAATTGATGAGCATTTGATTTCAGAAGTTGAGCTTGCCACTGGTATGAAACGGGGGAAGGTACCTTTCAAGTATTTAGGGGTTAATGTATCTCCAAAGAGACTTTCTGTGATGGAGTGTACATGTCTGGTGGAGATAATTGTTGATAGAATAAGAAGCCTAGGGGCAAGAAAGCTCTCTTATGCTGGTCGTCTTGTTCTGATCAAATCCGTTCTTAGTTCACTTCATAGCTATTGGGCTAGGATATTTATCCTTCCTAAGACTATTATTGCTAGAATTGAAGTCTGTTACAGGTCTTTTTTGTGGCATGGGAATGAACAGAAGGAAAATCCTCCTCTAGTGGCTTGGGACACCATTTGTCAGCCAAAAAGACAAGGTGGTCTAGGCATCAAGAGATTCCATGAGTGGAATGTGGCTGCTATTGGGAAATATGCATGGTGGGTACAAGTGAAAGCTGATCACTTACGG AATGGGACTTGGAAAGACTATAATCCTACTGCCTCTACCAGCTGGGCTTGGAGGAAAATCTGTCAGGTGAAGAATACTTTCAAGCAGCATATGTTTGAGAGTGCTTGGATCCTGACCAATACTCCTTACACAGTTGGCTTGGGTTACAAATGGCTTGTGCCTGTTGCTGATCAG GAGGAAACGCATGAGCACTTGCTATTTATGTGTGAGTATAGCAGTAGGTGCTTGCACCTAGTTAGAAACTGGTGTAAGCTACCTTTACCAGATAGGGACTGCATTGACTAG